The segment CTGGATCTAAAACTCACACTAGTGAGAGTGCTCATGGGGCAGATCCTTAAGCTCAACGAGAATCAGAAACACCCACAGTGGttttagcaacttcagaaggagtcTTCTCAGGTTTCTTGAGAACTAAAAGAGAAGCCCATCCTATAGCACCCACAATAGCAATGCCTGCAACAGCCATTGTCAGAGTGCTATACTTGTTCAAACCTAGACTTCCACGCTGGTGA is part of the Cryptomeria japonica chromosome 10, Sugi_1.0, whole genome shotgun sequence genome and harbors:
- the LOC131060678 gene encoding uncharacterized protein LOC131060678 codes for the protein MAGDKEGWKSNVDTHHMKPEDVEKIGAQQSKRPPGQHPGNILHQRGSLGLNKYSTLTMAVAGIAIVGAIGWASLLVLKKPEKTPSEVAKTTVGVSDSR